From the Streptomyces sp. Tu 2975 genome, one window contains:
- a CDS encoding SDR family NAD(P)-dependent oxidoreductase: MRRFEGYGALITGGARGIGEATARRLASEGARVLIADVDEDAAERTAAGIDGAAFIRCDVAERASAEAAVADAVEQFGSLDVLVNNAFSASRHFGSLEELPDDGWQQDLDVTLTGALRCARAAWPHLAAHGRGAIVNIGSVNAEQDFGGHAYSAAKAGLASLTRTLAGEGAARGIRVNQVNPGTIRTRSWAGREKSLEVLSGVYPLGRVGEPEDIAAAVAFLASRDATWITGTTLPVDGGLLAVNTGFRQMVVDERAAER, translated from the coding sequence ATGAGACGTTTCGAGGGCTACGGGGCACTGATCACCGGCGGCGCGCGCGGCATCGGCGAGGCCACGGCACGCAGGCTGGCGTCCGAGGGCGCGCGGGTCCTGATCGCCGACGTCGACGAGGACGCCGCGGAACGGACCGCGGCCGGGATCGACGGTGCGGCCTTCATCCGCTGCGACGTCGCCGAACGGGCGTCGGCGGAGGCGGCCGTGGCCGACGCGGTGGAGCAGTTCGGATCCCTTGACGTACTGGTCAACAACGCGTTCTCGGCCTCCCGGCACTTCGGATCGCTCGAGGAACTGCCGGACGACGGCTGGCAGCAGGACCTGGACGTCACGCTCACCGGCGCGCTGCGGTGCGCACGCGCCGCATGGCCGCATCTGGCGGCTCATGGACGCGGCGCGATCGTCAACATCGGCTCCGTCAACGCCGAACAGGACTTCGGCGGCCACGCCTACAGCGCGGCCAAGGCCGGCCTGGCGTCGCTGACCCGCACGCTGGCGGGCGAGGGCGCAGCGCGCGGCATCCGGGTCAACCAGGTCAACCCCGGTACGATCCGGACCCGTTCGTGGGCGGGCCGGGAGAAGAGTCTCGAGGTCCTGAGCGGTGTCTACCCGCTCGGCCGGGTCGGCGAGCCCGAGGACATCGCCGCGGCGGTCGCCTTCCTCGCCTCACGGGACGCGACGTGGATCACGGGTACGACGCTGCCGGTCGACGGCGGGCTGCTGGCCGTCAACACCGGATTCCGGCAGATGGTGGTGGACGAGCGCGCGGCGGAGCGGTAG
- a CDS encoding EamA family transporter, which yields MTPLVAGAVLAAALTHAGWNALAHRIKDRLVVFTLIVGGASVIGGLMAPFVPVPAAGAWPYLIASAVLHVGYHALLLRSFSLGDFGQVYPIARGTAPLVVTAAAALFVDERVSGGQLAGVVVASAGLVGLAVWGVLPLGRRAGEGRAGEAARPHWPAVTAALATGLSISAYTVIDGMGVRAGGTAAGYIAWLMILEGIPLVLYAIHVRRAALWPQLLPYAGRGLLGAAMAVTAYGLVLWAQTRAPLAPIAALRESSIIVGAAIGALFFKERFGGPRIAAAVLMVAGIGLMLTAG from the coding sequence GTGACCCCTCTGGTCGCCGGTGCGGTCCTCGCCGCGGCGTTGACCCACGCCGGCTGGAACGCGCTCGCGCACCGGATCAAGGACCGGCTGGTCGTCTTCACCCTGATCGTCGGGGGCGCGTCGGTCATCGGTGGGCTGATGGCGCCGTTCGTGCCGGTCCCGGCCGCCGGCGCCTGGCCGTATCTGATCGCGTCGGCGGTCCTGCACGTCGGCTATCACGCGCTGCTGCTGCGGTCGTTCAGCCTCGGGGACTTCGGCCAGGTGTATCCGATCGCCCGCGGCACGGCCCCGCTGGTGGTGACCGCCGCTGCCGCCCTGTTCGTCGACGAACGCGTCAGCGGCGGGCAGTTGGCGGGCGTAGTGGTCGCCTCGGCCGGGCTCGTCGGTCTCGCGGTGTGGGGCGTCCTGCCGCTGGGACGCCGGGCCGGCGAGGGCCGGGCAGGGGAGGCCGCGCGGCCGCACTGGCCGGCGGTGACGGCCGCGCTCGCGACGGGCCTGTCGATCTCCGCGTACACCGTGATCGACGGGATGGGTGTGCGGGCGGGCGGTACGGCGGCCGGTTACATCGCCTGGCTGATGATCCTGGAGGGCATACCGCTGGTCCTCTACGCGATACACGTCCGCCGGGCCGCGCTGTGGCCGCAACTGCTGCCGTACGCCGGTCGCGGGCTGCTGGGCGCGGCGATGGCGGTCACCGCGTACGGACTGGTGCTCTGGGCCCAGACACGTGCGCCGCTCGCGCCCATCGCGGCGCTGCGCGAGTCGTCGATCATCGTGGGCGCGGCGATCGGCGCGCTGTTCTTCAAGGAACGCTTCGGTGGCCCGCGGATCGCGGCGGCGGTCCTGATGGTGGCGGGCATCGGCCTGATGCTGACGGCCGGCTGA
- a CDS encoding TatD family hydrolase — protein sequence MSSKSAPPPLPEPLGVAVADSHTHLDMQEGTVEEALARAAAVGVTTVVQVGCDIKGSQWAAETAAAHREVHAAVALHPNEAPRIVLGDPDGWSRQGARDAGGYAALDDALAEIDRLAALDVVKAVGETGLDRFRTGPEGMAAQEQSFRAHIEIAKRHGKALVIHDREAHADVLRILAEEGAPERTIFHCYSGDAEMAEVCAAAGYFMSFAGNVTFKNAQPLRDALAVAPADLVLVETDAPFLTPAPYRGRPNAPYLIPVTLRAMAQVRGTDEDTLAAAIAANTARAFGY from the coding sequence ATGAGTTCGAAATCCGCACCGCCGCCACTGCCCGAACCGCTCGGTGTCGCGGTCGCCGATTCGCACACCCACCTGGACATGCAGGAAGGCACCGTCGAGGAGGCCCTCGCCAGGGCGGCCGCGGTCGGTGTGACCACGGTCGTCCAGGTGGGCTGCGACATCAAGGGCTCCCAGTGGGCCGCGGAGACCGCCGCCGCGCACCGCGAGGTGCACGCCGCGGTCGCCCTGCACCCCAACGAGGCGCCCAGGATCGTGCTCGGCGACCCGGACGGCTGGTCGCGGCAGGGCGCACGGGACGCGGGCGGATACGCGGCGCTCGACGACGCCCTCGCCGAGATCGACCGGCTGGCCGCCCTCGACGTGGTCAAGGCCGTCGGCGAGACCGGACTCGACCGCTTCCGCACCGGCCCTGAGGGAATGGCCGCGCAGGAACAGTCGTTCCGGGCGCACATCGAGATCGCGAAACGGCACGGCAAGGCGCTCGTCATCCACGATCGCGAGGCGCACGCGGATGTGCTGCGCATTCTGGCGGAGGAAGGCGCGCCGGAGCGCACGATCTTCCACTGCTATTCGGGTGACGCGGAAATGGCCGAAGTCTGCGCGGCCGCCGGTTACTTCATGTCCTTCGCCGGCAATGTGACCTTCAAGAACGCGCAGCCGCTGCGCGACGCGCTCGCCGTCGCGCCCGCCGATCTCGTGCTGGTAGAGACGGACGCGCCCTTCCTCACCCCCGCGCCGTACCGCGGACGGCCCAACGCCCCGTATCTGATTCCGGTCACGCTCCGGGCCATGGCGCAGGTCAGGGGAACCGACGAGGACACGCTGGCGGCGGCGATCGCGGCCAATACCGCCCGGGCGTTCGGCTACTGA
- a CDS encoding penicillin-binding transpeptidase domain-containing protein, whose protein sequence is MRSGAKVGIIAGAFVVVAGGVGYGGYNLYNGLTGSSGGGGASTKAASGEKRSGPPSADEIEETATEFLAAWAAGKGPEAAQLTNNKAEAEPLLTGFTTQARVSKAVIKAGPATSATVPFTVEATVTYEGKSKPWSYASKLTVVRGLTTGKALVDWQPSVVHPELTAGASLVTAEASAPPIKAFDDNGVELSEEKFPSLGPVLDALRKEYGDKVGGTPGIELAITSADANVPDRSLLTLTDGKPGTLRTTLDAGVQAAAEKTVNDYAKASVVAVQPSTGEIKAVANTPAEGFNTAFQGAQAPGSTMKIVTAAMMLDKGLVNGPNSPVECPSTVTWEREFHNLKDFSIPGATFQQAFARSCNTTFIKPVKPLGAAAGTALGETAAKYFGIGLNWKTGVVTVDGKVPESAGSETAASYIGQGQIQMNALNVASIAATVRNGGFKQPVIVPQSLDDRELATAQRLPASMAASLRQMMRAATVGSGTATAAMASVGGDKGAKTGSAEVDGQGDSNSWFTAYADDLAAAAVVQAGGHGGDSAGSTVARVLNAR, encoded by the coding sequence ATGCGCAGCGGAGCAAAGGTCGGCATCATCGCCGGCGCGTTCGTGGTGGTCGCCGGTGGCGTGGGTTACGGCGGCTACAACCTGTACAACGGGCTCACCGGCTCGAGCGGGGGCGGTGGCGCGAGCACCAAGGCCGCGTCGGGCGAGAAACGGAGCGGCCCGCCGAGCGCGGACGAGATCGAGGAGACCGCGACGGAGTTCCTCGCGGCCTGGGCCGCCGGCAAGGGTCCTGAAGCGGCGCAGCTGACCAACAACAAGGCGGAGGCCGAGCCGCTGCTCACGGGCTTCACGACGCAAGCACGCGTCTCCAAGGCCGTCATCAAGGCCGGCCCGGCGACGAGCGCGACGGTGCCGTTCACCGTGGAGGCGACGGTGACGTACGAGGGGAAGAGCAAGCCCTGGTCGTACGCCTCGAAGCTGACCGTGGTGCGCGGGCTCACGACGGGCAAGGCGCTGGTCGACTGGCAGCCGTCCGTCGTCCATCCCGAACTCACCGCGGGCGCCTCGCTCGTCACGGCGGAGGCGTCGGCCCCGCCGATCAAGGCGTTCGACGACAACGGTGTCGAGCTCAGCGAGGAGAAGTTCCCCTCGCTCGGTCCGGTCCTCGACGCGCTGCGCAAGGAGTACGGGGACAAGGTGGGCGGCACGCCGGGCATCGAGCTGGCGATCACCTCCGCCGACGCGAACGTGCCCGACCGCAGTCTGCTGACCCTGACCGATGGGAAGCCCGGCACCCTGCGCACGACGCTGGACGCCGGGGTGCAGGCGGCTGCCGAGAAGACCGTGAACGACTACGCCAAGGCGTCCGTCGTCGCGGTCCAGCCCAGCACGGGAGAGATCAAGGCGGTGGCCAACACCCCCGCGGAGGGCTTCAACACGGCGTTCCAGGGAGCGCAGGCGCCCGGATCGACGATGAAGATCGTGACGGCCGCGATGATGTTGGACAAGGGGCTGGTGAACGGGCCGAACTCGCCGGTCGAGTGCCCGTCGACGGTGACCTGGGAGCGGGAGTTCCACAACCTCAAGGACTTCTCGATCCCCGGCGCGACGTTCCAGCAGGCCTTCGCACGCTCCTGCAACACCACCTTCATCAAGCCGGTGAAGCCGCTGGGCGCAGCCGCGGGCACAGCGCTCGGCGAGACCGCCGCCAAGTACTTCGGCATCGGCCTCAACTGGAAGACCGGCGTCGTCACCGTCGACGGGAAGGTCCCGGAGTCGGCGGGTTCGGAGACCGCCGCCTCGTACATCGGGCAGGGCCAGATCCAGATGAACGCACTGAATGTCGCGTCCATCGCCGCCACCGTGAGGAACGGCGGCTTCAAGCAGCCGGTCATCGTTCCGCAGAGCCTGGACGACCGTGAACTGGCGACCGCGCAGCGGCTGCCGGCCTCGATGGCGGCGTCCCTGCGGCAGATGATGCGTGCTGCCACCGTGGGCTCCGGCACGGCGACGGCGGCCATGGCGTCCGTCGGCGGCGACAAGGGAGCGAAGACCGGCTCGGCGGAGGTCGACGGCCAGGGCGACTCCAACAGCTGGTTCACCGCCTACGCCGACGACCTGGCCGCCGCTGCGGTCGTACAGGCCGGCGGACACGGCGGCGACTCGGCGGGCAGCACCGTCGCCCGGGTGCTGAACGCGCGCTGA
- a CDS encoding resuscitation-promoting factor: MSNSQGSHRAARGSRRAGGRSTAEAGAGRATVPAPAPPSPAPYGSAPQPDPRAAAARGAAYAPTLPYLDRGALTLVDMAAGTPTAGVVPPHRRAAVAQAPTLPYVDLRGAGRAAEEERGRRAQARRGGSRRRKPAERPDTLRRLVPRALVVAFLAGGTSAFVADDKAVRITVDGVPRTVHTFADDVSELLEDEGLVLRAHDVVAPGPEADLDSGDEITVRHGRPLRLTLDGRPGEVWTTATTVEAALRELGVRAEGAYLSVPLATPIPRSGLVLDVRTERAVTFMADGRERTIRTNAATMGEALGEAGIVLRGQDTSSVPPGGFPHDGQTVTVTRISGGREVREEPIDFAVEKTLDPALFTGTEVVVRQGRPGVRRVTYALRTVDGVRQKPRRTATDVVREPVTEQVKVGTRQPPSSVGGADGLNWAALAECESGGRPGAVDPSGTYGGLYQFDTATWRSLGGTGRPQDASAEEQTYRAKKLYVQRGASPWPHCGRRLYR, translated from the coding sequence GTGAGTAATTCGCAGGGCAGTCACCGTGCGGCGCGCGGCTCACGCCGTGCCGGTGGCCGGTCCACGGCGGAAGCCGGCGCCGGCCGGGCCACCGTGCCGGCGCCCGCCCCGCCCTCTCCGGCGCCGTACGGCAGCGCGCCGCAGCCCGACCCCCGGGCCGCGGCGGCTCGCGGCGCTGCGTACGCCCCGACCCTGCCGTACCTGGACCGCGGGGCCCTGACCCTCGTCGACATGGCGGCGGGCACGCCCACGGCGGGCGTGGTGCCCCCGCACCGCCGGGCGGCCGTGGCGCAGGCGCCCACCCTGCCGTACGTGGACCTCCGGGGCGCGGGCCGTGCCGCCGAAGAGGAGCGGGGACGGCGCGCGCAGGCGCGACGCGGTGGATCGCGGCGGCGCAAACCTGCGGAGCGTCCGGACACGCTGCGGCGGCTCGTCCCGCGGGCCCTCGTCGTCGCCTTCCTCGCCGGCGGGACGTCCGCGTTCGTGGCCGACGACAAAGCGGTCCGGATCACCGTCGACGGCGTGCCGCGGACCGTGCACACCTTCGCCGACGACGTGAGCGAACTCCTCGAGGACGAGGGCCTGGTCCTGCGCGCCCACGATGTCGTCGCCCCTGGCCCCGAAGCGGACCTCGACAGCGGTGACGAGATCACCGTCCGCCACGGCAGGCCGTTGCGTCTCACCCTCGACGGCCGCCCCGGCGAGGTGTGGACCACGGCCACCACCGTCGAGGCGGCCCTGCGGGAACTGGGCGTGCGCGCGGAGGGGGCGTACCTCTCCGTGCCGCTTGCCACTCCGATCCCGAGATCCGGCCTGGTGCTGGACGTGCGCACCGAGAGGGCCGTCACGTTCATGGCCGACGGACGCGAACGCACCATCCGCACCAACGCCGCCACCATGGGCGAGGCCCTCGGGGAGGCGGGGATCGTGCTGCGCGGCCAGGACACCAGCTCCGTGCCGCCCGGCGGCTTCCCCCACGACGGACAGACCGTCACGGTCACGCGGATCAGCGGCGGCCGTGAGGTACGCGAGGAACCGATCGACTTCGCCGTCGAGAAGACCCTGGATCCCGCGCTCTTCACGGGCACGGAGGTCGTCGTACGGCAAGGACGGCCGGGCGTGCGCCGGGTCACGTACGCCCTGCGGACCGTCGACGGCGTCCGTCAGAAGCCGCGGCGGACCGCCACGGACGTCGTGCGCGAACCGGTCACCGAGCAGGTGAAGGTCGGCACCCGGCAGCCGCCGTCCTCGGTGGGCGGGGCGGACGGCCTGAACTGGGCGGCGCTCGCCGAGTGCGAATCGGGCGGGCGGCCGGGCGCCGTCGACCCCTCCGGCACCTACGGCGGGCTGTACCAGTTCGACACCGCGACCTGGCGCTCGCTCGGCGGCACCGGGCGTCCGCAGGACGCGTCCGCCGAGGAACAGACGTACCGGGCGAAGAAGCTCTATGTGCAGCGGGGGGCGAGTCCGTGGCCGCACTGCGGCCGTAGGCTGTATCGGTGA
- the rsmI gene encoding 16S rRNA (cytidine(1402)-2'-O)-methyltransferase, protein MTGTLVLAGTPIGDVADAPPRLAAELEGADIVAAEDTRRLRRLTQALGVHTRGRVVSYFEGNEAARTPELVEALSGGARVLLVTDAGMPSVSDPGYRLVAAAVEKDIKVTAVPGPSAVLTALALSGLPVDRFCFEGFLPRKAGERLGRLREVQGERRTLVYFEAPHRLDDTLAAMAEVFGEGRRAAVCRELTKTYEEVKRGGLGELAAWAAEGVRGEITVVVEGAPESGPEELGADELVRRVQVREEAGERRKEAIAAVAAEAGLPKREVFDAVVAAKNAARPA, encoded by the coding sequence GTGACTGGAACGCTGGTACTCGCAGGGACGCCCATCGGTGATGTCGCGGACGCGCCGCCCCGGCTCGCCGCCGAACTGGAGGGCGCCGACATCGTCGCCGCCGAGGACACCCGGCGGCTGCGCCGGCTGACCCAGGCCCTCGGTGTGCACACCCGGGGCAGGGTCGTCTCCTACTTCGAGGGCAACGAGGCGGCCCGGACACCGGAGCTGGTGGAGGCGCTGTCCGGCGGTGCGCGGGTGCTGCTCGTCACCGACGCGGGCATGCCCTCCGTCTCCGACCCCGGCTACCGGCTGGTCGCCGCCGCGGTGGAGAAGGACATCAAGGTCACCGCCGTACCCGGCCCGTCCGCCGTGCTGACCGCTCTCGCGCTGTCGGGGCTGCCCGTGGACCGCTTCTGCTTCGAGGGCTTCCTGCCCCGCAAGGCGGGTGAACGGCTCGGCAGGCTCCGCGAGGTCCAGGGCGAGCGCCGCACTCTCGTCTACTTCGAGGCGCCGCACCGCCTCGACGACACGCTCGCCGCCATGGCGGAGGTCTTCGGCGAGGGCCGCAGGGCCGCCGTCTGCCGGGAGCTGACCAAGACGTACGAGGAAGTGAAGCGCGGCGGTCTCGGCGAGCTGGCGGCGTGGGCGGCGGAAGGCGTCCGCGGTGAGATCACCGTCGTCGTCGAGGGCGCGCCCGAGTCCGGGCCGGAGGAACTCGGCGCGGACGAGCTGGTGCGCCGGGTCCAGGTGCGGGAGGAGGCGGGGGAGCGGCGCAAGGAGGCCATCGCGGCGGTCGCCGCCGAGGCGGGGCTTCCCAAGCGGGAGGTCTTCGACGCGGTCGTCGCGGCGAAGAACGCGGCTCGACCCGCGTAG
- a CDS encoding phospholipid carrier-dependent glycosyltransferase, whose translation MTSTAPQPLRGKDDAEQQPPGWESRLRRFGYTPRPVIGLRDRLVPPFTRPSRQVWAVFGIPPRAVEPMLRVAAWGGPLLVALVAGLLRFWNLGQPHAVIFDETYYAKDAWALINQGYEGSWPKNVDKSILADPSAVAIPTDPGYVVHPPVGKWIIGLGEKMIDFSPFGWRFMVALLGTLSVLMLCRIGRRLFRSTFLGCLAGLLLAVDGLHFVMSRTALLDLVLMFFVLAAFGALVLDRDQARRRLAAALPEDDDGTLRPDARVAETLGLGWRPWRLTAGVMLGLAAGTKWNGLYIMAAFGLMTVLWDVGSRRTAGAVRPYLAVLKKDLVPAFVSVVPVALVTYMVSWTGWLVTDKGYHRNWASTGAGKDSDWGWLFPDWWRSFWHYETQVYDFHVGLTSGHTYESNPWSWLILGRPVSYYYEDPKPGVEGCPKDAVDKCAAEVLALGTPLLWWAACFAICYALWRWLFRRDWRAGAILCAFAAGWAPWLMYQERTIFLFYAVVFVPFLCLAVAMMIGAILGPPGSDERRRAIGAIGAGVLVLLIVWNFIYFWPIYTGTPIPVDEWRNRMWLDTWV comes from the coding sequence GTGACCAGTACCGCGCCACAGCCCCTGCGGGGCAAGGACGACGCCGAACAGCAGCCGCCGGGCTGGGAGAGCCGGCTGCGCCGCTTCGGCTATACGCCCCGGCCAGTGATCGGGCTACGGGACCGGCTGGTGCCGCCGTTCACCCGGCCGTCCCGGCAGGTGTGGGCGGTCTTCGGCATCCCGCCGCGGGCGGTGGAACCCATGCTCCGCGTCGCCGCGTGGGGCGGGCCGCTGCTGGTCGCCCTGGTCGCGGGCCTGCTGCGGTTCTGGAACCTGGGGCAGCCCCATGCGGTGATATTCGACGAGACGTACTACGCCAAGGACGCCTGGGCGCTGATCAACCAGGGGTACGAGGGAAGCTGGCCCAAGAACGTCGACAAGTCGATCCTCGCCGACCCGTCGGCCGTCGCGATCCCCACCGATCCCGGTTATGTGGTCCACCCCCCGGTCGGCAAGTGGATCATCGGTCTCGGCGAGAAGATGATCGACTTCTCACCCTTCGGCTGGCGGTTCATGGTCGCCCTGCTGGGCACCTTGTCGGTGCTGATGCTCTGCCGCATCGGCCGGCGGCTGTTCCGTTCGACGTTCCTCGGCTGCCTCGCGGGTCTGCTGCTGGCCGTGGACGGCCTGCACTTCGTGATGAGCCGCACGGCTCTGCTCGACCTGGTGCTGATGTTCTTCGTACTGGCGGCGTTCGGCGCGCTGGTGCTCGACCGCGACCAGGCACGGCGCAGGCTCGCGGCGGCGCTGCCGGAGGACGACGACGGCACGCTGCGTCCGGACGCCCGCGTCGCGGAGACCCTGGGCCTGGGGTGGCGGCCGTGGCGGCTGACGGCCGGGGTGATGCTGGGCCTGGCGGCGGGCACCAAGTGGAACGGGCTGTACATCATGGCCGCGTTCGGCCTGATGACCGTGCTGTGGGACGTGGGCTCGCGCCGCACGGCCGGCGCGGTCCGGCCGTATCTCGCCGTGCTGAAGAAGGACCTCGTCCCCGCGTTCGTCTCCGTCGTGCCCGTGGCGCTGGTGACGTACATGGTCTCGTGGACCGGGTGGCTGGTCACGGACAAGGGCTACCACCGGAACTGGGCCTCCACCGGCGCCGGCAAGGACAGCGACTGGGGCTGGCTCTTCCCCGACTGGTGGCGCAGCTTCTGGCACTACGAGACCCAGGTCTACGACTTCCACGTCGGCCTGACCTCCGGCCACACCTACGAGTCCAACCCGTGGAGCTGGCTGATCCTCGGCCGCCCGGTCTCGTACTACTACGAGGACCCGAAGCCCGGCGTCGAGGGCTGCCCGAAGGACGCGGTCGACAAGTGCGCCGCGGAGGTCCTGGCCCTCGGCACGCCGCTCCTGTGGTGGGCCGCCTGCTTCGCGATCTGCTACGCCCTGTGGCGCTGGCTCTTCCGCCGTGACTGGCGCGCGGGTGCGATCCTGTGCGCGTTCGCCGCGGGCTGGGCGCCGTGGCTGATGTACCAGGAGCGCACGATCTTCCTCTTCTACGCGGTCGTGTTCGTCCCGTTCCTGTGCCTCGCGGTGGCGATGATGATCGGCGCGATCCTCGGCCCACCCGGCTCCGACGAACGCCGCCGCGCGATCGGCGCGATCGGCGCGGGCGTACTGGTCCTGCTGATCGTCTGGAACTTCATCTACTTCTGGCCGATCTACACGGGCACGCCGATCCCGGTCGACGAGTGGCGCAACCGCATGTGGCTGGACACCTGGGTGTAG
- a CDS encoding YbaK/EbsC family protein — MSTHDDTTGAHPRFAEALRELGLDVPVRRFPDATRTAAQAAEAIGCDVSEIVKSLIFTADGAPVLVLMDGSSRVDVERVRQELGAESVKRADADLVRETTGYAIGGVPPFGHRTRTRVLADRGLLDHDVVWAAAGTPHTVFPLDPKSLIAHAGGTLVDVRERTA, encoded by the coding sequence ATGAGCACTCACGACGACACCACCGGCGCCCACCCCCGTTTCGCCGAGGCCCTGCGCGAGCTCGGTCTCGACGTCCCGGTGCGCCGCTTCCCGGACGCGACCCGCACCGCCGCGCAGGCCGCCGAGGCCATCGGCTGCGACGTCAGCGAGATCGTCAAGTCGCTGATCTTCACCGCGGACGGGGCGCCGGTGCTCGTGCTGATGGACGGCTCGTCGCGGGTGGACGTGGAGCGGGTACGGCAGGAGCTCGGCGCCGAGTCCGTGAAGCGCGCCGACGCCGACCTGGTGCGGGAGACGACGGGCTACGCCATCGGCGGCGTCCCGCCGTTCGGCCACCGCACCCGCACCCGGGTGCTGGCCGACCGGGGGCTGCTCGACCACGACGTGGTGTGGGCGGCGGCCGGAACGCCGCACACGGTCTTCCCGCTCGACCCGAAGTCCCTGATCGCGCACGCGGGCGGCACCCTGGTGGACGTCCGCGAGCGCACCGCGTGA
- a CDS encoding serine hydrolase domain-containing protein, producing MDRSEGADVVDVRGTVADGYEAVADAFARNFEQRGERGAAVAVYRDGRKVVDLWAGTRDVDGHEPWALDTAQVVRSATKGVAAAVVLLLHQRGQIDLDAPVGTYWPDFKAAGKERVLVRHLLAHRAGLPVLDRPLTPAQAADGVDGPAAVAAQAPVWEPGTEHGYHAQTYSWLLGELVRRVTGRGIGRWVAEEIARPLGLDLWIGLPGEEAHRVGRLGPVGEPPAAEGGGLRLRPRRSVAEAYRDPASLTRRAFEAIDPFPDENDPAYRAAELPASNGISTARALARFYAATIGDVDGGRRLFAPATLTLARTEESAGPDRVLVVPTRFGLGFMLHGPASPLLGPGSFGHPGRGGSLGFADPESGIALGYTTNGMRKGVTADPRAQALIRAVRSAL from the coding sequence ATGGATCGCAGCGAAGGAGCAGACGTGGTGGACGTCCGGGGCACGGTGGCGGACGGCTACGAGGCGGTCGCGGACGCCTTCGCGCGCAACTTCGAGCAGCGCGGCGAGCGCGGGGCGGCCGTCGCCGTCTACCGCGACGGGCGCAAGGTCGTCGACCTGTGGGCAGGCACCCGGGACGTGGACGGGCACGAGCCGTGGGCCCTCGACACCGCGCAGGTCGTCCGCTCCGCCACCAAGGGCGTCGCCGCGGCCGTCGTCCTCCTGCTCCACCAGCGCGGCCAGATCGACCTGGACGCGCCGGTCGGCACGTACTGGCCGGACTTCAAGGCGGCCGGCAAGGAACGCGTACTCGTCCGCCACCTTCTCGCACACCGCGCGGGCCTGCCGGTGCTGGACCGTCCGCTCACCCCGGCGCAGGCGGCGGACGGCGTCGACGGACCGGCCGCCGTCGCCGCGCAGGCGCCCGTCTGGGAGCCGGGCACCGAGCACGGCTACCACGCGCAGACCTACAGCTGGCTGCTGGGCGAACTGGTGCGCCGGGTCACCGGACGCGGCATCGGCCGCTGGGTCGCGGAGGAGATCGCCCGCCCCCTCGGCCTGGACCTGTGGATAGGACTGCCCGGCGAAGAGGCCCACCGGGTCGGCAGACTCGGTCCCGTCGGGGAACCCCCGGCCGCCGAGGGCGGCGGCCTCCGGCTGCGCCCCAGGCGGTCCGTGGCGGAGGCGTACCGCGACCCCGCGTCCCTCACTCGCCGCGCCTTCGAAGCCATCGACCCGTTCCCCGACGAGAACGACCCCGCCTACCGCGCCGCCGAACTCCCCGCGTCCAACGGCATATCCACCGCCCGCGCACTCGCCCGCTTCTATGCGGCGACCATCGGCGACGTCGACGGCGGTCGCCGGCTCTTCGCGCCCGCCACGCTCACACTCGCCCGCACCGAGGAGTCCGCCGGACCCGACCGGGTCCTGGTGGTGCCCACCCGCTTCGGGCTCGGCTTCATGCTGCACGGCCCCGCGTCGCCCCTGCTCGGACCGGGGTCCTTCGGCCACCCCGGCCGCGGCGGCTCGCTCGGCTTCGCCGATCCCGAATCGGGCATCGCCCTCGGCTACACGACCAACGGCATGCGCAAGGGCGTTACCGCCGACCCCCGTGCCCAGGCCCTGATCAGGGCGGTACGTTCGGCCCTATGA